The Streptomyces sp. NBC_00659 genomic interval CTCCGCGCGCCGAAAACGAACCGTCAAACCCTTGAACCGCCGCCCGGACACCGCTGCCCGAACCATGTACCAGTGTCCTGTGCGAGGGCTCGACTCTTGCGGTAGACGAGAACGACATACCTGCCGGTTCCCTCATATTCCGGTCACGCGCTCTCGACAGACCAATGTGAGAGGGGTCACCCTGTCATTCATCCACGCGGGGAGGCATGGATGGGCAAGAGCCGCAGAACAATTCCGGAAGAGCTTCTGCTGCTGGCGTTGGACCCGACCACGGGTACCACCGCGCAGCCGCAGTCGCTCGACCTCGGTCTGGCCGGAGCGCAGCTAGTGGAGCTGGCGCTGGCCGGACGGATAGCCCCAGACGGGGATCGTATCGCCGTGGTGGTGCCACGGCCGACCGGAGATCCAACACTGGACTGTGCGTTGGAACTCCTTCGGCGGCGCGGGGCACCCGTACGCGCGGTCAACTGGATCGGCGGACCCCGCCTGGGGCTCCGCCAGACCTACCTCTCGCATCTGGAGAGGTGCGGCATGGTCCATGCCGTGGCCGGCCAGATGTGCGGGGTGCTTCCGACGACTCGCTACCAAGCGACGGACACGGATATCAGCCGGGAGATCCGAACCCGGCTGGACAACGCGATCCGCACCGGCGTACCGCCGGACCCGCGGACCGCGGCGCTCGCCGCGCTGGCCCACGCGGTCGGTCTCGGCAAGCACCTGTATCCGGGGAACGAGGGACGTTCGTCCCGCTCCCGGCTGCGGGACCTGATCAGGCACGACCCCATGGGCGGCCTCGTGGCGCACGCCGTGATGGACGTTCAGAGCGGTGTGGCGGCACAGCCGCGCCGCAACCCGGCACCGGCAGGCCGCCCGGCCACCGCCGGCGTCAGGTCCGCACCGGAATCCGCACGCGGTGTTCCGATGCAACCGCGCCACGGTTCGATGGCGCGCGCCGTGGCGCACTGAGCCGCGGGCCCACACGGCCCGTGTCACGCACCGTCGGCAGTACCCGCGCCACGCAGCACCCGCACCGCCAGTACAGCCAGCACCGCCGCAAGACACCAGCGCCGCACCGCAGTCCCCATGAACCGGTTCGGGAGCCGCAGGCTCGCGCGGGGTGGCTGAGACCGTACGTCCGGACGACGACACGGCCCCAGCCACCCCGCGCGACCGCATCCGAGGAGCATCCCGTCCCGAGGGGGCCGGGCGCACCCGGGCGGCAGGCCGGGCATGACCTCGCGTCGGCGGCGATCTTCCGTATGTTTCAGGGGAGTTCGCGGGGTCCGCGCCGACGGCGACGGCGGCTGCCGCGGTCACGACGGAGACCGCAGGTGATGACGACAACCGCGGTGACGACGACGTACGGCCGGGTATACACGCCGAATCTGCGAACTTGCGCCCACCAGGCGCATATACGCCGTTTCCCAGCGGTAGAAAGCACCTTGGTGGCAATCTGCTCAACAGCAGATACGCAAAGTACAGGCCCGCAGCCGGAGGTGCACGTCCCGTGGCGTCAAGTGTCAATCCCACCGTCCGGCGGCGCCGGCTGGGCCAGGAGCTTCGGCGGCTCCGCGAACTCAAGGGCATGACGGCCGAAGAGGTCGCCGAGCGCCTGCTGGTGTCACAGTCGAAGATCAGCCGGCTGGAGAACGGCCGGCGCAGTATCAGCCAGCGCGACGTACGCGATCTGTGCGGGGTCTACGAGGTCGAGGACCACCGGATCGTCGACTCGCTGATGCAGATGGCCAAGGACTCGCGCCAGCAGGGCTGGTGGCATTCCTTCGGCGACATCCCGTACAGCGTCTACATCGGTCTGGAGACCGACGCCGCGAGCCTGCGCGTGTACGACCCCCAGGTCGTCCCGGGCCTGTTGCAGACCCGGCAGTACGCCGAGGCGCTGATCGCGGGGGCGCTGCCGGAGACCGCGCCCGTCGACATCGACAAGCGCGTCCAGGTGCGGATGAAACGGCAGGAACGAATCTCCGCCCCCGACAACCCGCTGCGCCTGTGGACCGTCCTCGACGAGTCCGCCCTGCGCCGCGCCGTCGGCAACCGCTCGCTGATGCGCGAGCAGCTCGAATACCTCGTCGAGCAGTCCCAGCTTCCGCACGTCACCGTGCAGGTGATCCCCTTCGACATGGGCGCGCACCCGGGCCTCAACGGCCAGTACGCGATCCTGGAGTTCCCCGACGCCGCCGACTCCAGCGTCGTCTACATCGAGGGCGTGACCAGCGACCTGTACCTGGAGAAGGCGAACGACGTCCAGAAGTACAGCGTGATGTACGAACACCTGCGGGCCCAGGCCCTGAACGTGGAGCAGTCCCGCCAGTTCATCGCGGACATCGCGAAGGAGTACGCGCGCTGATCGGCACGGGGGTGGCCTCGAAGGGCGCCCCCGCCGATGAGCGGCCGGACCCTACACTGTCGCCGCCCCAACGGGGAAGACCCCCATGGAATATGCCATCCAGTCGAGTGAATAGTCGCTTCGCCAGCCGATGTTGGCGAGTAGCGTCGATCACGCCATCGAGCAACAAACGTTGGCGCAATCCGGACCGCGGGTCTCCTGACGGATCCACGGTCCGGTGGCAATGCGCCAATGGCTTCGTGGCGGCAACTCATCGACGAACGACAGCTTTCTGGAGCGATCATGGCAATTCAGCAGGGCGCCCTCGACACCTGGACCAAGTCTTCCTACTCCACCGGCAACGGCGCCTGCGTCGAGGTCAAGTCCCCTGTCCTCTCGGCGATGGCCGTCCGGGACTCCAAGGTTCCCGCCGGCCCCACGCTCGCCTTTCCCGCGGATGCCTGGAACGCCTTCGTCACCGAGGTGAGCCGCGGAGCGTCCAGCCTCGTCTGACCCACATGGACGGGACAACTTCATACGCTCCACCGACAGAGCCCTCTCGACCGGCCCGCCGTCCTGGCCGAGGGGGCTCGGCCCCTTTTTCCGGGGCTCGGTTCGCCTCCGGGGCGCCCTTCTAGCGCAGGCGGTCCACGTAGGTGTCCGTTCCCGGCACCGTGGGGATGAAGGGGGCCACCAGCTCCACACGCCCCAGGCCCGATTCGGCCACAGCCTCGTCCAGGCCCGTGAAGTGCGCCTCCCAGCAGTCGCGCGGATCGGCCTGGAGGAACCACAGCAGGGTGAGCCGGGTGTCCACGCCCTCGACCTGCTTCACGTAGGTCATGCGGTCACCGGGGAGCGGGGTCGGCCGGAAGACGGTGACGAGGGCGGCCGGTGAGCCCGCCAGCCGCCCGGGGAGATGGCGGGAGCGCAGCCACTCCAGCAACTCGGCTCGCCGATCGGCGGATTCGGCGTCGACGACCTCGACCACGAGACCGGCGTAGGGGTGGTCGAGGGCGTGGAAGTCGCGGGGGCCCGCGGCGCCGTCGCGGTAGACGGTGGCCTTGTGGTCCTGGAAGGCCGTGAAGACGTGGGTACGGTCCTGGTAGACGCGGCCGTCGCGGTTCAGCCGCCTGTTGATGCCGACGGTCCATTTCATGTGGTCGTCGTAGCGGCCGTCGGTGACCCAGTAGGTGGAGATGTAGCAGCCCGCGGTGACCGGCTGGGCGACCGCCGACTTCTCCGGGTAGCGCAGCAGCTGGAGGTCGCGGGTGGCCACCCAGCGGCGTCCGGCGTACATCCAGGGCATGGCCATCGCGCCCGCGTAGTAGTGATCGTCCTCGTACCAGCGGTTGTAGGCGTACTCGTGGCCCGGGTGCGGTTCGACCAGGGTGATCAGGGCGTGGCCCGGGTGGACGCCGTACGGGCCGAGGGCGGCCAGTTCCGCGTAGGTCTCGCTGCGGGTCTCCTCCGACATGACGAACCCCTTCCTCGGGTGGAACGTGCGCGGGACTTCCTTCCTCCCCCGGACGCCCATACTCTGACGCCCCGTCAGGCAATGCGCCAGAGTCGCGTCGGGGCCGGTGCGCCTGACGGGCGCCGCCGCGGGCGGACCGGGCGGACCGGGCCACGAGATGAGGGAGGCCTCGCATGTCACTGCTCGCGGGCAAGACGGTCGTCGTGTCGGGGGTCGGTGCCGGACTCGGTCATCAGGTCGCGGCGGCCGTGGTGCGCGACGGCGGCAACGCCGTCCTCGGGGCGCGCACGGAGGCGAATCTCGCCAAGGCGGCGGCCGAACTGGACCCGGACGGCACGCACACGGCGTTCCGCGCGACGGACATCACCGACGAGGGGCAGTGCGACGCGCTCGCGGCGCTCGCGGCCGAACGCTTCGGGCGGATCGACGCGGTGGTCCATGTCGCCGCCTGGGACAGCTACTTCGGCGGCCTGGAGGACGCCGACTTCGCGACCTGGCAGTCGGTCATCGATGTGAACCTGCTCGGCACGCTGCGGATGACCCGCGCCTGCCTCCCCGCGCTGAAGGAGCGCGGCGGCTCCGTCGTCATCGTCGGGACGCAGTCGTCGGTCGCCGCCCCGAGCCAGGTGCGACAGGCGGCGTACGCGGCCTCGAAGGGCGCGCTGACGAGCGCGATGTACTCCCTGGCGCGGGAGCTCGGCCCGCACCGAATACGGGTCAACACCGTGCTGCCCGGCTGGATGTGGGGCCCTCCGGTCGAGGCGTACGTGCAGTTCACGGCGTACACCGAGCAGGTGCCCGAGGCGGACGTCCTGAAGCGGCTCACCGAGCGGATGGCCCTGCCCGAGCTGGCCACGGACGGGGACGTCGCCGACGCCGCGGTGTTCCTGGCGTCCGACCGGGCGCGGGCGATCACGGGCCAGTCCCTGCTCGTGAACGCGGGCGAACTCATGCGGTAGGCGGTACTGCCTGCGCGGCCCCTCTCCCAGGCGTACGGGACCCGCATCCCGTACGGCTGTCGACTTGTCATTGCTGCTGTGGGTCTGACGAAGTGCCCGCTCATGGTGTGGTCCACGTCACGAGCACGACAACAGCCCGGTGGGTAAAGTAGAGGCAAAATCGTTCTGCTTTCTGATCTGTGTTCATATCTGTGACCGCGCGAGGTCTTGACCGGTCGGTCGAACCAGCGGTTCAATCCCCAAGTCCCCGCTCCCGCACGGGGGCGCCGCCCTCCCCCGAGCAGGGGGGAACCACGCGTACTGGCGAAGTGCCGTCCGGTATCTGCAAGTTCACAAGGCGGACCCCTGGAGGGGGCACATGAACGGTCTCGACTGGGCCGTCCTGGTCGCGTACTTCGGCGTGATGACCGCGATCGGTGTCTGGTCCCACAAGCGTGTGGACGATGTCAGCGACTTCTTCACCGCGGGCGGCAAGATGCCGTGGTGGCTGTCCGGCATCTCGCACCACATGTCGGGCTACAGCGCGGTGATGTTCACCGGCTACGCCGGCATCGCGTACACCTACGGCATCACCTCGTACGTCACCTGGGCGCTGCCCATCGCCATCGGCGTGGCCATCGGCGCCAAGGCCTTCGCGCCCCGGCTCAACCGGCTGCGCTCACGACTGCACGTCGCCTCACCGCTCGAATACCTCAAGGACCGCTACAACGTGCCGACGCAGCAGGCGCTGGCCTGGTCCGGCATCCTGCTGAAGATCGTGGACGTCGGCGCGAAGTGGGCGGCCATCGCCACCCTGCTCAGCGTCTTCACCGGCGTCACCCTCACCCAGGGCATCATCATCACCGGCGGCATCACGGCCGTGTACTGCACGATCGGCGGGCTGTGGGCCGACGCGCTGACCGAACTCGGCCAGTTCATCATCCAGTTGATGGCCGGTCTGGCGATGCTGGTCATCGCGCTGAACAAGATCTCCGACCAGGGCGGTCTCTCCAAGGCGCTGGACTCACCGAAGCTGCACGGTCACGCGGACGGCTTCGCGGGCCCGTACCTGACGGTGTTCTTCATCGCGTACCTGTTCATCAAGCTGTTCGAGTACAACGGCGGCATGTGGAACCAGGCCCAGCGCTACATGGCCACGGGCAGCGCCAAGCAGGCCACGCGCTCCGCGTTCCTGTCCGCCGGGCTCTGGTTCGTCTGGCCGGTCATCCTGTTCATCCCCATGTGGCTCTCGCCGCTGCTCGTCACGGCGCAGAAGCCGGACGGCTCGGACGCGTACGGCCTGATGGCCGACCAGCTGCTGCCGCACGGGCTGCTGGGCCTGGTCGTGGTCGGGTTCTTCTCGCACACGATGGCCATGTGCTCCTCGGACGCGAACGCCATCGCGGCCGTGTTCACCCGGGACGTGGCGCCGGTGCTCTCCAAGGCCGCGCGCACCTGGGACACCCGTGCCGGGCTCATCGCGGGCCGGGTCACCACCGTCGCCTTCCTCGGCTTCTCCATGGCGGTGGCCACCCAGGTCAACTCCCCCACGTTCAAGGACATCATCACCGTCGTCATCAAGTGGGTGGCGGGGCTCATGGGACCGATCGCGATCCCGTTCATCCTGGGTCTGCTGCGGCCGTTCCGTAAGTCCGGCCCGACGGCGGCGCTGACCAGCTGGGCCTGCGGTCTGCTCGCCTTCTTCTTCGTCAACTACAACCTGGACTTCTCCCAGCGCACGGACGTGAAGCTGGAGTACCAGGTCTCCGTACCGATGGCGATCTCGCTCGTCCTGTACATCCTCATCGGCTTCCTGAAGCCCGAGGACACCCCGGAGCGGGACGCCCTCATCGAGATCATCAACACGGACGACGACGGCTCGGCCGCCGCCGCGATCCCGGCACCGGCGGGTGCGCCGGACGGGGTGGTGGGCACGCCCGTGAAGGACTAGTGCCCCGACCGGAACCGGGGCCCGTCGTGTCCCCGGCTCAGGCGCGGGGGTAGCGGGCGAGCCAGCCCGGGGACGATCCGGCGGGCCCGTGCAGCGCGGGCCCCTGGGTCATCTCCATCGCGAAGTCGTCCGCGAGGACCAGCACCGTGGGACGGCCCTCCAGTTCGGCCAGCCAGGCCGGCGGGAGGGCCGTCTCGCCGTGCAGGGCGCCCAGCAGACCTCCCGCGAGGGCGCCGGTGACGGCGGAGGGCCCGCCGTGGTTCACCGAGAGGCACAGACCGTGCCGGACGTCCTCACCGACCAGCACGCAGTACACCGCGGCGGCGAGCGGCCCCTCGGAGATACCGCTCACGGCGAGCTCCTGGACCCGCTCGGGAGAGGGCATGCCCTGGCGTACGGCGCCCAGCGCGTGCTGGAGCGCGGCGGCGACCGGCTGGTGCCCGGGCCGGGTCGCGAGCAGCGCGAGGGCCTGCTGCACGGCCGCGTCGGGGTTCTCGCCGCGGGCGAGCGCGTGCACGATCACGGCGTACGCCCCCGCCGTCAGGTACGCCGAGGGGTGGCCGTGCGTCTGCGCGGAGCACTCGACGGCGAGCTGCATCACGAGCTGCGGCTCCCAGCCGACGAGCAGCCCGAACGGCGCGGAACGGCCGGCGGCCCCGGCACCCTGCTCGCCGGGGTTCTTGGGGGCGTCCAGCGTCCCCATGATGTCGTCGGCGAGGCCGAGCAGACAGGCCGCGGCGGGGTCGCGGCGGGCGTAGAGCCACTCCTCGCGGGCCAGCCAGCCGTCGTCCTTGCGGCGTTCGTCGGGCCCCCAGTCGCTCTGGGTGGCCGCCCAGCGTCGGTAGGCGCGGTGCACGTCGGAGGGCGGATGCCAGGCGCCGGTGTCGCGGCGCACCTGGGCGCGGATGAGCCCGTCGACGCCGAACAGGGCGAGCTGGGTGAGGTGGGTGACGGCGCCGCGCCGCCCGTACGCGGGGGCCGGTCCGACGAGGCCCTCCGCCCCGTGGGTCTCCCGGATCCTCTCCAGCGAGAGCACGTCGACCGGGGCGCCCAGCGCGTCGCCGACGGCCGTGCCCAGAAGCGTCCCGCGGACCCGGCTCCGGAAGTCCTGCTGCTCCCCGCGGCCCCAGACGGCTGTCGCACCCACCGAGACCTCCTGAGGCACTGTCCGTACGCACGTCCGACAGGGCAGCACTGTAATCGAACGGGAACGGTCGGCTGAGGCCCCGGATCCAGAAAGGGGACGCGCTTCCGGTGTCCCGAATGATCGGGTCCGGTCGGCCTTCAGGAGAAAGCCACTCGGGTCCGGTCAGTCTTCGGGAGAAAGCGGATCGGGTCCGGTCGGGCTTCGGGAGATGGCGCGGGCTTCGGCCCGCCCGCCGTCAGTCCGTGTAGCGCGCCCGGATCGCGTCGCGGGCCGCGGTGACCGCCGTGAGGCGCGGGGTGAGGCGGGAGGGATCGGCGCCGGGGCCGGCGAGGAGTTCGGTGAGGATGTCCGCGAGCTCGGCCAGATCGTCCCATTCGGGTTCCATGGCCAGGACTTCGGCCAGCCCCCGGTCGGCGTCGGCCCGGTCCCCGAGGGCCCAGCCGATGATGCACCGGCCCGACCGGCGGGTGAGCTCGTCCGGGGCGTCCGTGTCCAGGAGCCGTTCCAGCTCACGCCACCAGGGTTCCGCGGCCGTCCTGCCCCGGGACCGCGCCTCGGTCATCGCCAGCTGGAACGTGCCCGGCAGCGGTTCCTCGGCACGGAGCCGTTCCGCGAGGTGCCGGGCCCGCGCCCACTCCCCGGTGTGCCGGAGGACCTCGACGCGCACGTAGTCGAGGTCGAGGTCGAGCGGGTCGTCCGGACCCGGCTCAAGGCCCGCCTCGGACAGCCGCGCCGTCGCCTCGTCCCGCCGGCCGCAGTGGATCAGCGTCTCCACGATCCTGCAGCGCGCCTTGTCCCCGTCCGCGCCCAGGGCGATCAGCCGTTCCCAGTCGGCGAGGGCCCGCTCGGTCCGTCCGGTCGCCAGGAGCACCTCGGCCCGCTTCTCGTAGGCGAACGCGTAGTCCGGGCCGTCGGCCAGGGCCCGGTCGAGCCAGGTCAGCGCCTCCTCGTAGTCCTTCAGGTCACGGTAGGTCGCTCCCAGGCAGCCGAGCGCCGAGGCGTTGCCGGGGTCCCGGTCGAGTACGTGCCGGAAGACGGTGATCGCCTCCTGGTGCCTCTTCCCTATCCGGAGCGCGTTGCCCAGTTCGACCTCGATCCAGTCGGCGTCCGGACTCGCCGCGAGCGCGCGCCGCAGGTCCTCGGTCGCGCCGGACAGGTCCTCAAGACCCCACCTCACCCGGGCCCGCATCACCAGGGCCCAGGAGTAGTCCGGCTCCAGCGCGACGGCGCGGTCGAGATCGGCCAGTGCCCGCGCGCTGTCGCCCAGCTCGTGGTGCGACACCCCGCGGCCCGCCAGGGGCGAGGCGTAGTCGGCCTTGAGGCCGACGGCCCGGCCGAGTTCGGCGACGGCCTCCTCGAAACGGCCGGAGAGCCGGTAGGTGTCACCCCGTTCCGACGCGACCCAGGCGGAGTCCGGCTCTAGGCGGGCGGCCCGGTCCAGGTCGGCGAACGCCTTGTCCCACGCGTCCGTGTCACGGTGCAGCCGGGCCCTGCGGACGAGCGCCCAGACGTGGGTCCCGTCCATGCCCAGCGCACGGTCGAAGTCGGCGCGCGCCGCCTCGCACTGGTCGAGGGCGTGCCGGCACACCGCTCGGGAGGCCAGCGAGTCGACGTCCGTCGGGTCGAGGGCGACGGCCCGGTCGAAGTCGGCCACCGCCTCCTCGAAGCGGCCCGCCAGGCGGTGTGTCTCCGCCCGCTCCGCGATGATCCACCCCGTGCCCGGCCGCAGTTCGTCCGCACGGTCGAAGGCGGCCAGCGCCGCGGTGAAGTCACCCCGCAGCTGGTGGGTGAAGCCACGGCCGTAGTGCACCCGCGCCTCGTCCGGATCGATCTCGACGGCCCGCTCGTACTCGGCCAGGGCCCGCTCGTACTCCCCGGCGTTGCGCAGTTCCCTGGCCCGCACCCCGTGGGCCAGGGCGCGGCCGGTGCCGTGCAGGGCGGAGCGGGCCAGCAGCAGGTCCATCGCCGCGGCCACCCCGTCCTCGTCGTCCGCCAGCGCCTCGGTCAGTCCCCGGCCCAGTTCGCGCAGGGCCGGGTCGCCCGCCGCGTCTCCGGCCTCCTCGATCGTCCTGGCCCAGTTGCGTCCGGTCACCTGACCGGTCCGGCAGGCCTCGACCATGTCGCTCAGCGCGTCACCCAGCGCCGCGCGCGGCCGGGCGCACAGCCGGTGGTACGACGCCTCCAGCCGCAGCCGCCGCCACGGCTCGTGCTTCCACAGCTCGTCGGGATCGGGCAGGCCGGTCCCCGCCTCGTCGCACCAGTGGCCGAAGACCTCCGCGAGCCTCTCGTGGCGCTCGGTCCAGCCGCGCGGGGAATGGCGCCGCTGCAGCCGGAGCATCGGCTCGCGGACCAGGCCGTGGTACCGGACCCGGTCGCCGCGGCCGTCCACGAACGGCAGCCCGCGCAGCCAGCCGAACAACGCGTCGGCGTCCTCGTCGGGGCACTCCACGGCGGCCCGGAACACATCCAGGTCGAGGCTGCGGGGAAGGGCGCAGGCGAGGGCCACCGCCCGGCGGACCGGGTCCGGTTCCCACTTCAGGAAGCGTTCGACGGCGGTGGCCGAGGGGTCGCCGATGTCGTCGGGGTCGGCGGGGCGCTGCTCGGCCAGCGTCGAGACCAGCAGGGGCAGTCCGCCCGTGAGGCGCAGCACCTCCTCGACCACGGGCTCCGCCACGACCCCCTTGTCCGCGAGGAGACCGCGCGTCTCGGTCTCCGTGAAGGGACCGAGGGGCAGGTCGGTGACGAAGTCGGTGAAGCCGCCCCAGCGGGAGGTGTCGAAGGGGCGCTGCCCCGCGGTCACCACGACGACGGTGGCGGGCAGCAGGCCGTGCTCCCGGGTCGCCATCACCGCGTGGAGCCAGGCGTCGAGGAACGGTCCCGTCCGCTCGTAGGTGTCGAAGAACAGGACGATCCACGGTACGGCCGACGCCGCCTCGGTGAGCTCCCTGACAAGGACCGGGGTGAGCACCGCGTGCGGCGACAGGACCAGCCGCTCGTCCTCCTCGTTGCGCAGGCGTGCGCCGAGCCCCGCCCTCAACCGGTCGGCGCCCTGGGCCAGTTGGGCGGGGTCCAGGACTCCGGCGAAGGCGCCGACCCCGGGCACCATGCCCAGCCCCACCAGTCCGACCCGCGCCACCGTCAGGCTGCCCGCCGAAGGGCCGGGCCGCTCGGGCTCGTGCGGGGCGAGGAGAGCGGCCTCCGCCTCGTGCCGCCGCTCGTGGTACGCGGCCAGCAGGCGGTCCAGTTCCTTGAACCGGTGCCCCTGCGCGGCGAACCGGCGGCTCAGCACCGCCATGGCCTCGGGCAGGCTGCCGACGCTCTCGTCGACGTAGGCCGTCAGCGCGCCGCGCTCACGCGCCAGTTGTTCCATCTCGCGGACCAGGAACGTCTTGCCGACGCCCGCGTTGCCGTGCACGTGGAACAGGAACCGGTGCCGCTCGTCCTCGGGAGGCAGGTCGAAGTTGGCGCGGAACGCGGCCCGTTCGGCCCCGCGCCCGACGAACCCGTGCCGCCTCCGCCCCTCGATCAGCTCCTGCATCGACGGCCGTGCCCGCACCATGCGCCTCTTCCCTCCTCCACCACACCACCGGCCCGCCCTAGCCGGCATCCCCAGTGTGGCCCAACTCACCTCCAGGCAACCGGCAGTGAGGGCGTCCGATGAACGGACGCCCCGCCGGAACCCGGGGTTCCGGCGGGGCGCCGAGAGGGCAGGGCCGCCGTCAGACCTGGGGTTGCGACAGCTCCGCCGCGGCGTCCTTGCGCAGGGCGGGAAGGTCGCCGTACAGCGTGGTGCCGGGGCACTCGGTGCTGAGCCAGTCACGGTGGCCGTTGATCATCTGGACGTTCTTGCTGACGCCGTTGACCGGGTTGACGAAGGTGACGGCGGCCTCGGGGTCGAAACCGTGGTACGAGGACAGCGCACCCAGCAGCCGGACGAGCGACCGGCGGGCCGCGTCCGTCGGGGGCTGTTCGTTCGAGTTGCCGAGCAGGGCGATACCGAGGTTGCCCGAGTTGTTGCCGGAGGTGTGGAAGGCGGTCACCATCTTCCCGCTCGCGTCATGGGCGGGGATGCCGTCCGTGCCCGAGTAACGGCCCTCGTAGACGAGGCCGGCCGCGTCGATCAGGTAGTGGTAGCCGATGTCGCCCCAGTCGTTCGTGACCGCGTGGAGGTAGTAGTACGACCGGATGGTGGCCGCCGGGTCGGGGGCGCCGTTGGCGTCCGCCGTGTGATGCACGGTCATCACCTGGGCCGGGTAGTAGGCCTGCGGCGAGTTCTCGGTGCCGTCCGCCTTGAAGCGGAGGGACTCGTCGGCACCCCATCCGGCCCGGGTGATGTACTCGACGTCCTCGATCCGCCCCACGGTCGCGGCCGTGGCGACCTTCGTGGACGGCCCGTTGACCGTGTCGATGGCGGTGGAACGTACGTCGGTCGCACCGTCCGGCAGCCGCAGCTCGTACCCGGCGGCCCCGCCGGCCGACACCAGCGCGCTCACGCTCTTCGCCGGGTCCCCGGCATCCCCGTCGGCACCGGCCCCGCAGACCGGCTGCAGCGCCGTCCACGCGCCACGGCTGCCGTCCTGGCCTATCAGCCGGATGCTCGCGCCCCGCCTGGGCCCGGTCCAGCTGACACCGACGTGCTCCACGGGGAATTCGGCCTGTACGGTCCGCGCGGCGGCACCGGTGACGGACTTCGCACGCGTACGCGGCACACGGACGGTACGCGCGCCCGAAGTCGTCGTGGCGGGGGTTGTCGCACCGATCGCCGGAACGGCTACCAGGCCGGTCGCAACGCCGGCCGCGGCACCGGCCGCCATGAGGACGGCACGACGGTTCAAAAGAAGCTTCTTGCGCACAATGGATCCTTTCAAGTGGCGCAGAGCAAGGGGAACTTGCCACCCGTCTCCGCCCACGGACCGCATGCCGGGCGGGTCGCAGAGGGCAGACAGGAAGCGGTCTCCCTCAGCACTGACTCTTTTACTGACTCTTTATACGAGGCAGCGGTACGCATCACTCGACCGGGGGCGCATCTCTCTGCCCAAAAGCCTTTCAGCCATGGGGAGTTGTCAGCCTGAACACACAAGGCGGTGCTGTCGTGGACGGATATGACACTCCGCCAGCAGTGATGCCGGCCCACTCGCGGTGTCGGCCCGTCGGCCCGCTCGACGGCAGCCCGAGCGCCCGACGGGCCCCCTTGCGGACAGTCGAATCCCGGTCGGTCTTCTTTCCTCAGTCCAGTACCGGCGGCCTCGGGCAGATGTCCGTCCGAGGCCGCCGGTATGACGGTCGGGGTTCAGGCACCCAGGACCCTGACCCTCGATGCGTTCAGGACCTCCAGGGCCTTCGTCGTCATGGGGTGACGTCGGTGCCCATGCCCAGCTGGGCGATCTTCGAGTCGCTCAGGGCCCCCTCGAAGGCCTGCACCTCGTCCACGTCACCGCGCAGGTACTCGGTCCAGCCGTCACCGGCCTTGGCCCGGCCGACCTGGAGGGCGCCGGCGCTGTGCCAGCCGTTCGCGAAGTCGGCCCTGGCCTGTACTTCGAGGTTGCCGTCGACGTAGAGCCCGATCGTGTCGGCCGCGTCGTCGTAGACCACCGCGATGCGATGGCCGAGACCCTCGCCGCCGTCCGCGAACTCCACCTGGGACACGAC includes:
- a CDS encoding tetratricopeptide repeat protein, producing MVRARPSMQELIEGRRRHGFVGRGAERAAFRANFDLPPEDERHRFLFHVHGNAGVGKTFLVREMEQLARERGALTAYVDESVGSLPEAMAVLSRRFAAQGHRFKELDRLLAAYHERRHEAEAALLAPHEPERPGPSAGSLTVARVGLVGLGMVPGVGAFAGVLDPAQLAQGADRLRAGLGARLRNEEDERLVLSPHAVLTPVLVRELTEAASAVPWIVLFFDTYERTGPFLDAWLHAVMATREHGLLPATVVVVTAGQRPFDTSRWGGFTDFVTDLPLGPFTETETRGLLADKGVVAEPVVEEVLRLTGGLPLLVSTLAEQRPADPDDIGDPSATAVERFLKWEPDPVRRAVALACALPRSLDLDVFRAAVECPDEDADALFGWLRGLPFVDGRGDRVRYHGLVREPMLRLQRRHSPRGWTERHERLAEVFGHWCDEAGTGLPDPDELWKHEPWRRLRLEASYHRLCARPRAALGDALSDMVEACRTGQVTGRNWARTIEEAGDAAGDPALRELGRGLTEALADDEDGVAAAMDLLLARSALHGTGRALAHGVRARELRNAGEYERALAEYERAVEIDPDEARVHYGRGFTHQLRGDFTAALAAFDRADELRPGTGWIIAERAETHRLAGRFEEAVADFDRAVALDPTDVDSLASRAVCRHALDQCEAARADFDRALGMDGTHVWALVRRARLHRDTDAWDKAFADLDRAARLEPDSAWVASERGDTYRLSGRFEEAVAELGRAVGLKADYASPLAGRGVSHHELGDSARALADLDRAVALEPDYSWALVMRARVRWGLEDLSGATEDLRRALAASPDADWIEVELGNALRIGKRHQEAITVFRHVLDRDPGNASALGCLGATYRDLKDYEEALTWLDRALADGPDYAFAYEKRAEVLLATGRTERALADWERLIALGADGDKARCRIVETLIHCGRRDEATARLSEAGLEPGPDDPLDLDLDYVRVEVLRHTGEWARARHLAERLRAEEPLPGTFQLAMTEARSRGRTAAEPWWRELERLLDTDAPDELTRRSGRCIIGWALGDRADADRGLAEVLAMEPEWDDLAELADILTELLAGPGADPSRLTPRLTAVTAARDAIRARYTD
- a CDS encoding peptidoglycan recognition protein family protein → MRKKLLLNRRAVLMAAGAAAGVATGLVAVPAIGATTPATTTSGARTVRVPRTRAKSVTGAAARTVQAEFPVEHVGVSWTGPRRGASIRLIGQDGSRGAWTALQPVCGAGADGDAGDPAKSVSALVSAGGAAGYELRLPDGATDVRSTAIDTVNGPSTKVATAATVGRIEDVEYITRAGWGADESLRFKADGTENSPQAYYPAQVMTVHHTADANGAPDPAATIRSYYYLHAVTNDWGDIGYHYLIDAAGLVYEGRYSGTDGIPAHDASGKMVTAFHTSGNNSGNLGIALLGNSNEQPPTDAARRSLVRLLGALSSYHGFDPEAAVTFVNPVNGVSKNVQMINGHRDWLSTECPGTTLYGDLPALRKDAAAELSQPQV